GTGTTACAGGAATAAAAGTCCTGTGGCCTAACTGATTGTAGGCGTATGAACGGATTTGAAGGTGTCAATGAACTCAGGAAAGGCTACACCGCTTCCCAATACCTTCATGGTGTTATGGAGTGTCTGCAGTTCTTTGCTGCTGGACCCGGTTTCCCTTAACAGTAAGCTGTATAAATAATAAATATCGGTATAAGAAGAATAGGCCTGATAACCTTTTTTTAGTAGATGCTGAGCTTCAGCAAGGCGTTTTGCTTTGATTAAGCACCAAATTATCCAACGGAGGAGGACTGCCACTTCTTGGTAGTGGGTGGTCAAACTTAGGTGCTGTTTGAATTTTTCCAGAGCCACACTGTATTCTTTCTCTAGAACAGCCTTGACGGCTGCGGGGTAAGGGTATTTTTCCCATGGCCTTGATTTAAAACCACAATAAAGGTAGTCTGATTGTCCGCTCAGGGATGATATGCGTTGGTAGGCAGGGTACCAGCGAATCACAGTTAACTCATCACCTATTCGAAAAGTGAAGGGTAGGTACAGCAAATCGGCAGCGGTACCTTTTAAAAAACAATTGATGGTTTGTTGCTCCTCCGGGCTGAATTCTTCGGGTACCAATTTAACCCAGTCTGTAAGACTATTAACCGCCACTGGTTGGTAGCGGGCAACTTCTGCATAAAAATCTCGCAAATGAGGTATGATTTGACTCCATTTAAACTGAGCGGCAGTTTGGTAACCTTTTTGCTGTAGCTGTTGGTAAAGTTGCTGGTTTTCCAGGAGCAGAATTATTTTCTCTGCCAGCTCGCTGATATTGCCCGGTTGAAAAAACAGGCAGTTTTCACCATCTACTCCATAGACCTTGACACCATCATTGGGAGTGGTGATCACCGGTGTGCCGCAGGACATAGCCTCAAGGGGGGGGAGGGGAAAGGTTTCATACTCCGAGGCACAGACATAAATATAGGATTGGCGGTATTCCTCACCTAACTGCTGTTGCGGTGGGTTGACGATCACTTTGCCCAGGGGTTTAGTGGGGGGGTTTTGGGTTATCCATTTAAACTGCACATCATATCCTTGCTCTTGAACCCTTTGACAGGCTTGCCAAATGTCCGGAATACGTTTAAAGGGGGTATGTTCACTACCCACGGCCAGGACATAGACTTCCTGAGGGTTAGAGCTTTTAGGATAGAATATTTGTTCATTTAAGGCATTGTGAAAAACCAGGGCCTGTCGGTGAAAGTTTTCTTGAATCTTCCGGGCACCTGTTTCCGAACAGGTAATGATCCGGGAAGGTAGCTGATACATTCGATAAATCAGGTCTTTTTTAGCTGCATCAACCTTATCCCAATCCCAGAGGTGAAAATCCCCCTGCTCAAAATAGACCACCGGGGCAATGCCAGCCTCCACACAGGCACTGAGCTGGTCCCAGTAGGTGGCTACAATGATATCGGTGTCCTGGGGGATACCCCTGGCAAGTTCAATACCGAAGGGTACTTGCAAATAATTGGCCTCAATGGCAAACCAATCCGGCTTTGGAAAATGGCTTAACAGGCTTACCCGCAGGCCCAGTTTGCTTAATTCATTGGCATGTTCAAAGATGATCTTGACCCCGCCGCAGACACTGACGTGCCCCAGGAGATACACTACGTGCAAGGGTTGCTCCGAGCGAATAGCTCTGGCTTGCAACTGTTGTTTTTGGATATATTTAAAACGAGCCACCCGTCGGTTGAATTCATTGACCCTTAACTGATTGATTAATAACATTCCCTAACGCCTCCCAATTCGCGCTAATGATACTCCAGTATATGTTCTCTACTTGAAAAATTAACTGACCTGCCAACCACCAAAATTCAACGGTCATTAGGACGCGGGCGAATTTGTTATACTTTTTTCTGAACATACAAGAAAAAGGAGCAGTCCTGGGGAAACTGCTCCTTTTTCCCTTTATTTTTGGGCACCTGTAAAATGAATGTTCATTGTTTGTATCAGTTTATTATAGGTTGCTTCAAATGGTGTCTTTTTCAGTTGCTCAAAGATTTGATTTACTGTTGTAAATGCTTGGCTGGTTTGACCCAACTTTACCAGTTCGGGAATTATTTGTAGAGACTCTTCCAAAATTGATTGAATTGCGTTAAGGGGCAGTTCTTGGGCAATACCTTCTACAGAAAACAAATGGATGGGTGGAGGACCCATGGCCAGACATTTATTCATACAAGCCAGGGCATCAGAAATCTTGCCGATTTTTTGATAAATAATGCCTTTTAAATAAACCAGGTCGGTGTATTGGGGATAGATTTTCAAAAACCGATCGGCCAGGTCCAGGCCTTGCTGATACTGTCCCAGGACGGTGTGACAATGAACCATGCTGCGAATCATGGCTGGGGCGTAAGATTCCTGGCTATTTGTCTTAGCTAAGGATTGCTGATAATATTCCAGGGCCTTTTGGTATTCTCCCATTTTTTGATGCTCCACAGCAATATAAAAGAGGATAAAACCGGCATTACCGTAAGTTTTCTTGGCTTTATGGAGTATTTTCAGGTTACGCTGGATTTTGCTTTGATAGACGGCATCATCATTTTCATAGCCGTGGTGATAGATGGTAATGTTAGAGTGTCCAATGGCTTCCTGGGAGGAATTGCGAATAACGGCGGGTAAAATCTGTTCATGAATGGGACATTCAAAGCGGTGGAGCGGGTGGTTGCGAAAGAGGCGAAAACCCTGAAAACTGGTGCCGGGTTGATGATTAAACATATTGATAATTTTAACCCAATAACCGCTATATTTTTCCTCTTGGATAATTTTTCTTAATTCGGGGGCGGTTGTCTGATCCAGTTCTTCATCACAATCCAAAAACAGAATCCAGTCTCCGGTGGCTTTTTCCAAGGACTTGTTACGAGCTAAAGCAAAATCATCCTGCCAGAGATGGTGATAGACTTCGGCACCCAGTTTTTCCGCTATTTCTACGGTAAAATCTGTGGAACCTGTATCCACCACCACAATTTGATCCACATAGGGCTTGGCACTTTTGATACAACGTTCAATATTTTGTTGTTCATTCTTGGCAATCATACAAAGGCTGATGGTGGGCATTAATGCACCCCCTTCAGCGACGTATGCTTCCTTAATTTCATCTGTATTTCTACCAACTGGCGGTTAAACTCAGGGTTTTCAGGATACTGCCGCAGTGCCTCCTGTACCATAGTTAAAGTATGGTGAAGATATAGCTTCTGCAGCAACTCTTGGCAGCGGGTATTTTGTGGTGTTAATTCTAAAGCTTTTTGCAGCATAGCCTGGGCGGAGTGGTATTCCTGGTTGTTAAAGAAATACCTGCCCAGGGCATAGTAATGATCCGCACTCCGTTGCCCCTTTCTCAGATCCTGCAGTGACAGTCTGGCGGCCAATTCAAACCTGCCATCATTTTCCGGCTCGGCAATTAAAAAGGTTATTTGTTGGTGATGGGAGGCTAGCCCGCAGGATTGAAGAATGTGATAAGCAGGCGCAAAACCTTTGTGGTCTAACAGGCCATTTAATACTTCATTAAAATAAAAATTATGCAGTTTTAGTTCACTGGTTGGCGTGCGGCCCAGGATGATATCGTTAATGCCTTGGAAGTATTGGAGATGTTCCTCCTCTAAACCGCTATCGAGAGCTAGGTACTGGGAAGCATCCTGTGGAGGGTTGGCAGTCCAGAGGGAAAACACTAACTCTTGTACAAGTGTCTGTCGTAGAGGCAAATGGGGGACTTGCTCTAATGCTTCTGCAGCTTCGGCATAGCGACCAATCTTCATCAAGGTTCTACACTTATATTGAGCCAGATCAGGTCTGTCTGATGATAAGTTATTTAATATCCGGGCGGCCAGGGTATATTCTTCAATCTCATAAAGCATGCGGGAGAGCATTAGTTGTTCTGTCACTTTGTCTTTGTGTCTCACGTTGCTTTTGAGTATCGCATAAACCTGTTGCCCGTCCCCCAGGTATGCCTTCAAGATATGGGCCAACTGGACATAATACTGCATATCGTTATTTTTTGCCTTAAGAACCTGTATTTGATGCTGTAAAGCCTTGGGGTAATTACCTTCCTGCTTAAATATTTCAGCTAACTTGGCATTTGGCAGGAAACTTCCCACACCGGTGCGGGAGGTATAACGACCAGTGGTTTGTTCGCCCAGTTCCAGACAGCGGGTAAAGCAGTCTTTGGCCCGCTTTACGTTACCCAGTTGATAAAACAGTTCCCCTTCAATATAGTGAATATCCACATAATCAGGGTAGTGTTTTTTGCACTGCTCAATATACTCCACAGCCTCAGCCAGCCGGCCCAATTTTAACAGACAGGAGATTAAGGAAATAAAAATGCTGGGGGCATACATGGCCTGTAAGTTCACGTGCTGCAGCGCCTTGGTGTAATGGTCCACCGCTCCTGCCAAATCATTGAGGTTAACGCAGGAACCTCCGAGACTATATAAATAAAAGGGATTGTCCGGGTCCTCTGCCACCAGTTTGGTGTTGATTTTATGGTTCCGTTGGGCTTTGTTTTTGGCCAAAAATTCTGCGGCCAAATAACCATAATGGATAATTTTAATGCCGCTGTTAACCACCGGAGTACCATTAGTTTGCGGGGTAATGGCAGTAATAATTTGTTCATGCAGTTTACCCTCGAAGCGATAGGTCGGTTTGTTTCTAAACATACGTACATTGACATGCTTTAAGGGGGCATTGCCGTCTGTGAGGTTAACAATTTGAAAAATATAGGCTTCAACATCTTCTCTTTTGGTCAGGGAGCGCA
This region of Desulforamulus ferrireducens genomic DNA includes:
- a CDS encoding glycosyltransferase family 4 protein translates to MLLINQLRVNEFNRRVARFKYIQKQQLQARAIRSEQPLHVVYLLGHVSVCGGVKIIFEHANELSKLGLRVSLLSHFPKPDWFAIEANYLQVPFGIELARGIPQDTDIIVATYWDQLSACVEAGIAPVVYFEQGDFHLWDWDKVDAAKKDLIYRMYQLPSRIITCSETGARKIQENFHRQALVFHNALNEQIFYPKSSNPQEVYVLAVGSEHTPFKRIPDIWQACQRVQEQGYDVQFKWITQNPPTKPLGKVIVNPPQQQLGEEYRQSYIYVCASEYETFPLPPLEAMSCGTPVITTPNDGVKVYGVDGENCLFFQPGNISELAEKIILLLENQQLYQQLQQKGYQTAAQFKWSQIIPHLRDFYAEVARYQPVAVNSLTDWVKLVPEEFSPEEQQTINCFLKGTAADLLYLPFTFRIGDELTVIRWYPAYQRISSLSGQSDYLYCGFKSRPWEKYPYPAAVKAVLEKEYSVALEKFKQHLSLTTHYQEVAVLLRWIIWCLIKAKRLAEAQHLLKKGYQAYSSYTDIYYLYSLLLRETGSSSKELQTLHNTMKVLGSGVAFPEFIDTFKSVHTPTIS
- a CDS encoding glycosyltransferase family 2 protein, with translation MPTISLCMIAKNEQQNIERCIKSAKPYVDQIVVVDTGSTDFTVEIAEKLGAEVYHHLWQDDFALARNKSLEKATGDWILFLDCDEELDQTTAPELRKIIQEEKYSGYWVKIINMFNHQPGTSFQGFRLFRNHPLHRFECPIHEQILPAVIRNSSQEAIGHSNITIYHHGYENDDAVYQSKIQRNLKILHKAKKTYGNAGFILFYIAVEHQKMGEYQKALEYYQQSLAKTNSQESYAPAMIRSMVHCHTVLGQYQQGLDLADRFLKIYPQYTDLVYLKGIIYQKIGKISDALACMNKCLAMGPPPIHLFSVEGIAQELPLNAIQSILEESLQIIPELVKLGQTSQAFTTVNQIFEQLKKTPFEATYNKLIQTMNIHFTGAQK
- a CDS encoding TPR domain-containing glycosyltransferase, with product MISLCMIVKNEERNLARCLNSAKACVDEIIIVDTGSEDGTVAIAKQFGAKVYHYQWQDDFAAARNYSLDQATGDWILYLDADEELEANCCERLRSLTKREDVEAYIFQIVNLTDGNAPLKHVNVRMFRNKPTYRFEGKLHEQIITAITPQTNGTPVVNSGIKIIHYGYLAAEFLAKNKAQRNHKINTKLVAEDPDNPFYLYSLGGSCVNLNDLAGAVDHYTKALQHVNLQAMYAPSIFISLISCLLKLGRLAEAVEYIEQCKKHYPDYVDIHYIEGELFYQLGNVKRAKDCFTRCLELGEQTTGRYTSRTGVGSFLPNAKLAEIFKQEGNYPKALQHQIQVLKAKNNDMQYYVQLAHILKAYLGDGQQVYAILKSNVRHKDKVTEQLMLSRMLYEIEEYTLAARILNNLSSDRPDLAQYKCRTLMKIGRYAEAAEALEQVPHLPLRQTLVQELVFSLWTANPPQDASQYLALDSGLEEEHLQYFQGINDIILGRTPTSELKLHNFYFNEVLNGLLDHKGFAPAYHILQSCGLASHHQQITFLIAEPENDGRFELAARLSLQDLRKGQRSADHYYALGRYFFNNQEYHSAQAMLQKALELTPQNTRCQELLQKLYLHHTLTMVQEALRQYPENPEFNRQLVEIQMKLRKHTSLKGVH